A DNA window from Drosophila sechellia strain sech25 chromosome X, ASM438219v1, whole genome shotgun sequence contains the following coding sequences:
- the LOC6618517 gene encoding F-box/LRR-repeat protein 4 has product MSLLAHGEPAESSETDSPAVETEPDVLVDFTAMLQRQRQGGEYGGWFGCDSKMQTTQSDQGYYLEQYVLGVLDFSSQYGIDYSISYTAANVIGRPTKFPAYGDYPETFPMRTYGDWWQRAPSATREIQPQNLPKLETHDYVVVYFEEFVVPTEVAIFETFNPGAVVRIWAYGLTKNWTCLWEATQSDLARPPPLDSRRFAPPLKKTTMLTKTLRIDFNHSRLNYYTEIDAIMLCGRTVTKTQNLLAKQQITQHSRTLVSPPPEVIGSTPGDGGGGSISYKLRTLKFQPNCGEDGATKLHEFINNDLVQFLADNCVDGEEAAPQVCLTDLPFEILLRILSYLDLKSLFRVGHVSRTFYDISTHPLLYAEISLKPYWDVASSELLCTLARRATMLRKLDLSWCGGFGNVSPTEFKKFLTQRGDNLTHLRLNSCKFLNASCIENVGIVCDNLLELSLRNCATEPPLLNFSCLANLKNLERLDLFQTYFETELLLSMLEGNRKLKHLNLAFCGVSVNMDNVAAHLATYNTQLISLDLWKAHFLSSRGLQSLARLHQLEELDLGWCMREASLGDGLFQLLSNCPKLKKLFLSAVRGTTERDLMHIAALGKNLEQLDLMGILNITHERVYNILVNCPKLQLLDLSFCDNIMDRDFDLLAEWSRQFNVDIKSSRRH; this is encoded by the exons ATGTCCCTGCTGGCCCACGGCGAACCAGCGGAGTCCAGCGAGACGGACAGCCCGGCGGTGGAAACGGAGCCGGACGTACTGGTCGATTTTACGGCCATGCTGCAGCGGCAACGGCAGGGCGGCGAATACGGCGGTTGGTTCGGTTGCGACAGCAAGATGCAGACGACGCAATCCGATCAAGGCTACTACCTGGAGCAGTATGTACTGGGCGTGCTGGATTTCAGCTCACAGTATGGCATCGATTACAGCATCTCGTATACGGCGGCCAATGTGATTGGCAGGCCAACGAAATTTCCCGCCTATGGCGACTATCCGGAGACCTTTCCCATG CGCACCTACGGCGACTGGTGGCAGCGGGCACCGTCCGCCACGCGTGAGATTCAGCCCCAGAATCTGCCGAAGCTGGAGACACACGACTATGTTG TGGTTTATTTCGAGGAGTTTGTAGTGCCCACCGAAGTGGCCATCTTTGAGACCTTCAATCCGGGCGCCGTTGTCCGCATTTGGGCGTACGGCCTGACCAAAAACTGGACCTGCCTGTGGGAGGCAACGCAAAGCGATCTGGCCCGCCCGCCGCCACTGGACTCGCGTCGCTTTGCGCCGCCACTGAAGAAGACCACGATGTTAACGAA AACGCTGCGCATCGATTTCAATCACAGCCGACTCAATTACTACACGGAAATCGATGCCATCATGCTGTGCGGTCGAACCGTCACCAAAACGCAAAACCTGCTGGCCAAGCAGCAAATTACGCAGCACAGCCGGACGCTCGTGTCGCCGCCACCGGAGGTTATTGGCTCAACGCCAGGCGACGGCGGTGGCGGTTCAATTAGCTACAAGCTGCGCACCCTAAAGTTCCAGCCAAATTGCGGCGAGGACGGTGCCACCAAGCTGCACGAGTTCATCAACAACGATCTTGTTCAGTTTCTGGCGGACAATTGCGTGGATGGCGAGGAGGCGGCGCCACAAGTCTGTCTCACGGATCTGCCATTCGAGATCCTACTGCGCATACTCAGCTACCTGGACCTGAAGTCCCTGTTCCGCGTGGGTCACGTGTCGCGCACCTTCTATGACATCTCCACGCACCCGCTGCTCTACGCCGAGATCAGCCTGAAGCCCTACTGGGATGTGGCCAGCTCGGAGCTGCTGTGCACACTGGCGCGTCGGGCCACCATGTTGCGCAAGCTGGATCTTTCCTGGTGCGGCGGCTTCGGCAATGTCTCGCCCACCGAGTTCAAGAA ATTCCTGACCCAACGCGGCGATAATCTAACCCACCTGCGGCTGAACTCCTGCAAGTTTCTCAATGCCAGCTGCATTGAGAATGTGGGCATAGTCTGTGATAATCTGTTAG AGTTGAGCCTGCGCAACTGTGCCACTGAACCGCCACTGCTGAACTTCTCCTGTCTGGCCAATCTCAAGAATCTGGAGCGCCTCGATCTCTTCCAAACGTACTTCGAAACGGAACTGCTGCTCAGCATGCTCGAGGGCAACCGCAAGCTGAAGCATCTGAATCTAG CATTTTGTGGTGTCTCGGTGAACATGGACAATGTGGCCGCCCATTTGGCCACGTACAACACGCAGTTGATCTCGCTGGATCTGTGGAAGGCGCACTTTCTGTCGTCCAGAGGATTGCAATCGCTGGCGCGTCTACAtcagctggaggagctggaccTGGGCTGGTG CATGAGGGAGGCATCGCTCGGAGATGGCCTGTTCCAGCTGCTGTCCAATTGTCCCAAGCTGAAGAAGCTCTTCTTGTCGGCGGTGCGCGGCACCACCGAACGCGATCTCATGCATATTGCCGCGCTGGGCAAGAATCTGGAGCAGCTGGACCTCATGGGCATTTTGAACATAACGCACGAGCGTGTTTATAA CATTCTGGTCAACTGTCCCAAGCTGCAGTTGCTCGACCTGAGCTTCTGTGACAACATCATGGATCGGGAT TTCGATTTGCTGGCGGAATGGTCGCGACAATTTAACGTGGACATCAAGAGCAGTCGACGTCACTGA
- the LOC6618518 gene encoding tRNA-dihydrouridine(20) synthase [NAD(P)+]-like — MLRLPTILRKSFSMKTRQRLDYRNKLILAPMVRVGTLPMRLLALEMGADIVYTEELVDLKLIRSIRRPNPALGTVDFVDPSDGTIVFRTCAQETSRLVLQMGTSDARRALAVGMLLQRDISGLDINMGCPKEFSIKGGMGAALLADPDKAANILRTLCSGLDIPVTCKIRILPDVERTIDLVQKLAATGIAAIGIHARTRDERPQHPAHPEVLRAVAQAVDIPIIANGGSKNMHCYEDLRKFQLECGAASVMVARAAQINVSIFRPVGLLPMDELIKKYLRLCVDYDNAPHNAKYCVQSILRELQETPRGKRFLQCQTLQQICEIWELGEYCRRKQRELRTMGNSGRAEVEPPESLAKRQKLEDAAIDIPDGYEGIICRHMPFLRSTYPSDNHLPKTQLYVHAVKAGKSPPAYETQQCDKLFRSICTYDDQRFSSSYWEKNKKQAEQGAALVALLHLGHLEAEVLRDNGSLLN, encoded by the exons ATGTTGCGACTGCCGACGATTTTGAGGAAGTCCTTCAGCATGAAGACGCGCCAGAGGCTGGACTACCGCAACAAGCTCATCCTGGCGCCAATGGTGCGTGTGGGCACGCTGCCCATGCGACTGTTGGCCCTGGAAATGGGTGCGGACATCGTTTACACGGAGGAGCTGGTGGACCTCAAGCTGATCAGGAGCATACGCAGGCCGAACC CGGCTCTGGGCACGGTGGACTTTGTGGATCCGTCGGATGGCACGATTGTGTTCCGCACCTGCGCCCAGGAAACCTCACGCCTGGTGCTTCAGATGGGCACCAGCGACGCCAGACGGGCTCTGGCCGTGGGCATGCTGCTGCAGCGCGACATCTCCGGTCTGGACATCAACATGGGCTGTCCCAAGGAGTTCTCCATCAAGGGCGGCATGGGTGCCGCCCTGCTCGCTGATCCCGACAAGGCGGCAAACATTCTGCGCACCCTCTGCTCCGGCTTGGACATTCCAGTCACCTGCAAAATACGCATACTGCCGGACGTGGAGCGCACGATCGATCTGGTGCAGAAACTGGCCGCCACCGGTATCGCTGCCATTGGCATTCATGCGAGGACGCGCGACGAGCGTCCGCAGCATCCTGCCCATCCCGAGGTGCTGCGCGCCGTTGCCCAGGCGGTGGACATACCGATTATAGCCAATGGGGGTTCAAAAAACATGCACTGCTACGAGGATTTGCGCAAATTTCAACTGGAATGCGGCGCCGCTAGCGTGATGGTGGCCCGTGCGGCGCAGATCAATGTGAGCATCTTCAGGCCGGTGGGCCTGCTGCCCATGGACGAGCTGATCAAGAAGTACCTGCGCTTGTGCGTCGACTACGACAATGCGCCGCACAACGCCAAGTACTGTGTGCAGAGCATACTCAGGGAGCTGCAGGAGACGCCGCGAGGCAAGCGTTTCCTTCAGTGCCAGACGCTGCAGCAGATCTGCGAGATCTGGGAGCTGGGCGAATACTGCCGCCGCAAGCAGAGGGAGCTGAGGACGATGGGCAACTCGGGACGGGCGGAGGTGGAGCCACCGGAGTCGCTGGCCAAGCGTCAGAAGCTGGAGGATGCGGCCATTGACATACCGGACGGGTACGAAGGCATCATTTGCCGGCACATGCCATTCCTGCGCTCCACCTATCCCAGTG ATAACCATCTGCCGAAAACGCAGCTATATGTGCACGCTGTCAAGGCTGGCAAATCCCCGCCAGCGTACGAAACGCAGCAGTGCGACAAATTGTTCCGCTCCATCTGCACGTACGATGACCAGCGCTTCAGTAGCTCCTACTGGGAGAAGAACAAGAAGCAAGCGGAGCAAGGCGCCGCTCTGGTGGCCCTGCTCCATCTCGGCCACCTAGAGGCGGAGGTTCTGCGCGACAATGGCAGCCTGCTCAACTGA
- the LOC6618519 gene encoding mRNA-capping enzyme → MALTNRDRERGSGPLPNRWLYCPRKSDTIIAERFLAFKTPLSSKFHDKMPIECTFQPEMLFEYCKTLKVKLGLWVDLTNTKRFYDRSAVEELGAKYIKLQCRGHGDAPSLEQTHSFIEIVDNFINERPFDVIAVHCTHGFNRTGFLIVCYMVERLDCSVSAALAIFASARPPGIYKQDYVNELYKRYEDTNVAPAAPEQPNWCIDYDDGNGDGYVQDNSSSTSQQAGEQDDEAEEVDGEDADGDCDASTSDGQPRKKRRREMIVKNATFMAGVPGVRQVSDQPRLGDLQRKVQDWCDWKKNGFPGAQPVSMDRENIKRLSEIPYRVSWKADGTRYMMLIDGKDEVYFFDRNHSCFQVENVTFVESRNLNEHLDGTLVDGEMVLDKIGETVTPRYLIYDIVRLSNRDVREEPFYPNRLDYIKTEVIGPRILGMKHGIINQRLQAFSVRGKDFWDIWMSARLLGEKFSRTLAHEPDGLIFQPSKQPYTAGTCFDVFKWKPHELNSVDFRLKIITERGEGLLTKKVGFLYVGGRDAPYGRMQKLTKETRELDNRIVECTMNQFGNWEFMRERTDKKNPNSYTTARSVEDSIRHPVTKEYLLNFIASSGYRNDHAMMPPPINSHNPTQNHNHNHFYAQGNGHHQGRPCVNPTLGN, encoded by the exons ATGGCCCTAACTAATCGGGATCGGGAACGGGGCTCTGGGCCATTGCCCAATCGCTGGCTGTACTGTCCGCGCAAGAGCGATACCATCATTGCGGAACGCTTCCTGGCCTTTAAGACGCCACTAAGCAGTAAATTTCACGACAAGATGCCCATCGAGTGCACGTTTCAACCCGAAATGCTTTTCGAATACTGCAAGACGCTCAAG GTGAAACTGGGACTCTGGGTTGACCTGACCAACACGAAACGATTCTACGATCGGTCCGCGGTGGAGGAGCTCGGCGCTAAGTATATTAAGCTCCAGTGCCGTGGACATGGCGACGCGCCATCGCTGGAACAGACGCACAGTTTCATCGAGATCGTGGACAACTTCATTAACGAGCGTCCATTCGACGTTATAGCCGTGCACTGCACGCACGGCTTCAACCGCACTGGCTTCCTGATCGTCTGCTACATGGTCGAGCGACTTGACTGCTCCGTTTCGGCAGCGCTCGCTATCTTTGCTAGCGCTCGGCCGCCGGGCATCTATAAGCAGGACTACGTCAACGAGCTGTACAAGCGCTACGAGGACACGAACGTCGCTCCAGCGGCACCAGAACAGCCCAATTGGTGCATCGACTATGATGATGGCAACGGCGATGGTTATGTGCAGGACAACAGCTCATCCACGTCACAGCAGGCCGGCGAGCAGGATGATGAGGCCGAGGAGGTGGATGGAGAGGATGCGGACGGCGACTGTGACGCCTCCACGTCGGACGGTCAGCCGCGAAAGAAGCGACGGCGCGAGATGATCGTTAAGAATGCCACCTTTATGGCGGGAGTGCCGGGCGTGCGACAGGTGAGCGACCAGCCGCGCCTGGGCGATCTACAGCGGAAGGTGCAGGACTGGTGCGACTGGAAGAAGAACGGCTTCCCCGGAGCACAGCCCGTATCCATGGACAGGGAGAACATAAAGCGGCTCAGCGAGATACCCTATCGGGTGTCGTGGAAGGCGGACGGTACACGTTATATGATGCTCATCGATGGAAAGGACGAGGTATACTTCTTCGATCGCAACCACTCCTGTTTCCAGGTGGAGAATGTGACATTCGTGGAGAGCAGGAACCTAAACGAGCACCTCGACGGCACTCTCGTCGACGGG GAGATGGTGCTGGACAAGATCGGCGAGACCGTAACGCCGCGCTACCTCATCTACGACATTGTGCGACTATCGAATCGCGATGTACGGGAAGAGCCATTCTATCCAAATCGACTGGACTACATTAAGACGGAAGTTATAG GTCCCCGAATCCTGGGCATGAAGCATGGCATCATCAATCAGCGCCTGCAGGCCTTCAGTGTGCGGGGCAAGGACTTCTGGGACATTTGGATGTCTGCCCGGCTGCTCGGCGAGAAATTCTCGCGGACACTGGCACACGAACCGGATGGCCTCATCTTCCAGCCATCCAAGCAGCCATACACGGCTGGCACGTGCTTCGACGTCTTCAAATGGAAGCCACATGAGCTTAACTCGGTGGACTTTCGGCTCAAGATCATAACAGAGCGTGGCGAGGG ATTGCTGACGAAAAAGGTGGGCTTCCTATATGTCGGCGGACGCGATGCACCCTATGGACGGATGCAAAAGTTGACGAAGGAGACCAGGGAATTGGACAACAGAATCGTCGAGTGCACCATGAATCAGTTTGGCAACTGGGAGTTTATGCGCGAGCGAACGGACAAAAAGAATCCCAACAGTTATACTACAGCCCGCT CCGTTGAGGACAGCATAAGGCATCCAGTCACCAAGGAGTACCTATTAAACTTTATCGCGAGCTCTGGCTATCGGAATGATCATGCCATGATGCCGCCGCCGATCAATTCCCATAACCCTACCCAAAACCATAACCACAACCACTTCTATGCCCAAGGCAATGGCCACCACCAGGGACGTCCCTGTGTAAACCCGACATTAGGAAATTAA